Proteins encoded in a region of the Isosphaeraceae bacterium EP7 genome:
- a CDS encoding HEAT repeat domain-containing protein, protein MRLLLPTLLVLLGGLQSARAEEPPTFFGRTVDGWIEVLRDKASTANNRSRAVVALGYFGPLAQAAAPDLIENVRRGLLEDESAEALVHLGVGSGVTVPHLIERFLKEGCVRLTGAGAIGYNPRVRDLLVKVGGPAVPALLKVLDGPDLEMRVCAAEVLGDIGPAAKTAIPALIRTIERPGPEYLDEILRRHAVGALGGIGPEARDAIPVLTGLLDKDAEAMVALDRIGATPVKFLIDEFLGEGDSNGSPYSFFLLGPRRREAIPALRAALADKRPQVRISAAVVLADIDPSVNEAIPVLIESFDFSNDESIDLMWVPEALARFGTRAKAALPKLIDRVEKGVFDADDLKALVQIDPEGEVCVPALISALTSKDENVDESQRFNAAARCLGLLGPKAKDAIPALTMAMTRSTGGDWVASGDPQESAAKALGRIDPEGTSVLPALIAALKFRDKRTPFQDMEEVDFSAAETAASVLGAYGTRAKDAVPALIEAAKSREGDDANWSVQGAAILALGQIGPDARAAIPVLRGMMERDGKPSPSRPELIIALAQLAPDGKEIADAWLAKTNGSAPTWPGNFPLDSRAKLHGAMGRASFEGDLATRMRLNSIDEILAGNLRDGISVEFLEEYFETLGDLRTAARLAVPRLKELVKHPNPFIRMYAAEALERIAPAAPK, encoded by the coding sequence ATGCGTCTCCTCCTTCCGACGCTTCTCGTGCTGCTCGGCGGGCTCCAATCGGCCCGGGCCGAGGAGCCGCCGACCTTCTTTGGCAGGACCGTCGACGGCTGGATCGAGGTCCTTCGGGACAAAGCCAGCACCGCGAACAATCGTTCCAGGGCGGTCGTGGCGCTGGGATATTTCGGCCCCTTGGCGCAGGCCGCGGCGCCGGACCTGATCGAGAACGTGCGGCGGGGTCTCCTCGAGGACGAGTCGGCCGAGGCCCTGGTTCATCTCGGGGTGGGGTCGGGGGTGACGGTCCCGCACCTCATCGAGCGGTTCCTGAAGGAAGGCTGTGTGCGCCTGACCGGGGCGGGGGCGATCGGGTACAACCCCCGTGTCAGGGATCTTCTCGTCAAGGTCGGCGGCCCTGCCGTGCCGGCGCTGTTGAAGGTCCTGGATGGGCCGGATCTGGAGATGCGTGTGTGCGCGGCCGAAGTCCTCGGGGACATCGGCCCGGCGGCGAAGACGGCCATCCCCGCGCTGATCCGCACGATTGAACGTCCTGGCCCCGAATATCTCGATGAAATCCTCAGGAGGCACGCCGTCGGTGCGCTCGGGGGGATCGGGCCGGAGGCCAGGGACGCAATCCCGGTCCTGACCGGCTTGCTCGATAAGGATGCTGAAGCGATGGTCGCCCTCGACCGGATCGGGGCCACCCCCGTCAAGTTTCTGATCGACGAGTTCCTCGGCGAGGGCGATTCGAACGGATCGCCTTATTCGTTCTTCTTGCTCGGCCCGAGGAGACGCGAGGCGATCCCTGCCCTTCGCGCCGCCCTGGCCGACAAGAGGCCGCAGGTCCGGATCTCGGCGGCGGTGGTGCTGGCCGACATCGATCCCTCCGTCAATGAGGCGATCCCGGTGCTGATCGAGTCGTTTGATTTCTCGAACGACGAATCGATCGACCTTATGTGGGTCCCCGAAGCGCTGGCTCGATTCGGCACGAGGGCCAAGGCAGCGCTGCCGAAGCTGATCGATCGCGTCGAAAAGGGGGTTTTCGATGCGGATGATCTCAAGGCCCTGGTGCAGATCGACCCGGAGGGCGAAGTATGCGTCCCGGCGCTGATCTCGGCCTTGACGTCGAAGGACGAGAACGTCGATGAGAGTCAACGCTTTAATGCCGCGGCTCGCTGCCTCGGGCTTCTGGGGCCGAAGGCGAAGGATGCGATTCCGGCACTGACGATGGCCATGACCCGCAGCACGGGAGGGGATTGGGTTGCAAGCGGCGACCCGCAGGAGAGCGCGGCCAAGGCCCTCGGGCGGATCGACCCGGAGGGGACGTCCGTGCTCCCCGCCTTGATCGCCGCCCTGAAATTCCGCGACAAACGGACTCCATTCCAGGACATGGAAGAAGTCGACTTCTCGGCCGCCGAAACGGCCGCCTCCGTCCTGGGGGCATACGGGACCAGGGCAAAAGACGCGGTCCCGGCCCTGATCGAAGCAGCGAAGAGCCGCGAGGGAGATGACGCGAATTGGAGCGTTCAGGGGGCGGCCATCCTGGCCCTCGGGCAGATTGGGCCCGACGCGCGGGCCGCGATCCCCGTCCTTCGCGGCATGATGGAGCGGGACGGCAAGCCGTCCCCTAGCCGGCCTGAACTCATCATCGCTCTCGCCCAACTGGCCCCGGACGGGAAGGAGATTGCTGACGCGTGGCTCGCGAAGACGAACGGCTCGGCGCCGACCTGGCCGGGAAATTTCCCTCTGGACTCACGCGCCAAGCTGCATGGGGCCATGGGGCGGGCGAGCTTCGAGGGCGATTTGGCGACACGAATGCGTCTGAACTCGATCGACGAGATCCTGGCCGGCAACCTGAGGGACGGAATCTCGGTCGAATTCCTTGAGGAGTACTTCGAGACGCTCGGAGACCTGCGGACGGCGGCGCGGCTGGCCGTTCCCCGGCTGAAGGAGTTGGTCAAGCACCCGAACCCCTTCATTCGAATGTACGCCGCCGAGGCCCTCGAACGGATTGCGCCGGCCGCCCCGAAGTAG
- a CDS encoding sulfatase, which produces MNVIVVACNSLHLGFLGVYGNGWIETPHLDRLATEAVVFDNHFAENLTTLPTRRSWWTGKYGFADIDSGWTPLRHDEPIMPDLLFDRGIRTAMISDVPFLRDPTQGFGRGFDEVVWVRGQGYDPLVPKDDPRAKGLSLKDEPRLRLPEKDDPDYDLWKGRWEQVLRNRAVLHSEMEENTGVARTVKAAEGWLERQATDGDTRPFLLWLDLFSPHGPWDPPEEYRDKYATLEPDEFEAGDEGDLVEDDDAEIEMDEVTALIDVPAGAVGDVLDEAELLRLRRTYAGTVTLVDRWLGELFATLKRLGRDEDTLLVFTADQGEPLGEHGYVRRFRPWLYEELIHTPLIIRLPGGAKGGTRRTALVQPVDLLPTVLAAFGLPRMDDLHGHDLLPVVRGEQAKVRDYACMGMDVEEFAIRTPAYHLILPIEPDPEDEPRARQLYLKPEDRWDQNDVADQHAEVAEHLELALRRFADAVGRGSLDGLPPLREIALLPPG; this is translated from the coding sequence ATGAATGTCATCGTCGTCGCCTGCAACAGCTTGCATCTGGGGTTCCTGGGCGTTTATGGCAACGGCTGGATCGAGACGCCACACCTCGACCGGCTGGCCACGGAGGCCGTGGTTTTCGACAACCACTTCGCCGAGAACCTGACCACCCTTCCCACCCGCCGGAGCTGGTGGACCGGGAAGTATGGGTTCGCCGACATTGACAGCGGCTGGACCCCGCTGCGGCATGATGAGCCGATCATGCCCGACTTGCTCTTCGACCGCGGGATTCGCACGGCGATGATCTCCGACGTGCCGTTCTTGCGCGACCCGACGCAGGGGTTCGGCCGGGGGTTCGACGAGGTCGTCTGGGTTCGCGGGCAGGGGTATGACCCGCTGGTGCCCAAGGACGACCCCCGAGCCAAGGGCCTCAGCCTGAAGGACGAGCCCAGGCTGCGGCTGCCGGAGAAGGACGACCCGGATTACGACCTCTGGAAGGGGCGCTGGGAGCAGGTCCTGCGCAACCGCGCGGTGCTGCACAGCGAGATGGAAGAGAACACCGGCGTGGCCCGCACCGTGAAGGCGGCCGAGGGCTGGCTGGAACGGCAGGCGACCGACGGTGATACTCGCCCGTTCCTGCTCTGGCTCGACCTGTTCAGCCCGCACGGGCCCTGGGACCCGCCCGAGGAGTATCGCGACAAGTACGCGACGCTGGAGCCCGACGAGTTCGAGGCCGGCGATGAAGGCGACCTCGTCGAGGACGACGACGCGGAAATCGAGATGGACGAGGTGACGGCGCTCATCGACGTGCCGGCCGGCGCGGTGGGCGACGTGCTCGACGAGGCCGAGCTGCTACGCCTCAGGCGCACGTATGCAGGGACCGTGACGCTGGTGGACCGCTGGCTGGGCGAGCTATTCGCAACCCTGAAGCGTCTGGGCCGCGACGAGGACACCTTGCTCGTCTTCACGGCCGATCAGGGGGAGCCCCTGGGCGAGCACGGCTACGTCAGGCGATTCCGCCCCTGGCTCTATGAGGAGCTGATCCACACGCCGCTCATCATCAGGCTGCCGGGCGGGGCGAAGGGCGGGACCCGACGCACGGCCCTGGTGCAGCCCGTGGACCTGCTGCCGACGGTGCTGGCGGCGTTCGGCCTGCCTCGGATGGACGACCTGCACGGCCACGACCTGCTCCCCGTGGTGCGCGGGGAGCAGGCCAAGGTGCGGGATTATGCCTGCATGGGGATGGACGTCGAGGAATTCGCCATCCGGACGCCCGCCTATCACCTGATCCTGCCGATCGAGCCCGACCCGGAGGACGAGCCCCGGGCCAGGCAGCTCTACCTGAAGCCCGAGGACAGGTGGGACCAGAACGACGTGGCGGACCAGCACGCCGAGGTGGCCGAGCATCTGGAGCTAGCGCTTCGGCGCTTCGCCGACGCGGTCGGCCGCGGCAGCCTGGACGGGCTCCCGCCGCTGCGAGAGATCGCCCTGCTGCCCCCCGGCTGA